The following coding sequences lie in one Filimonas effusa genomic window:
- a CDS encoding sigma-70 family RNA polymerase sigma factor yields MSMRQLKITKSITNRESQSLEKYLQEIGKVELISPEEEVQLALAIKQGCQRSLDRLVRANLRFVVSVAKQYQSQGLSLPDLINEGNLGLIKAALRFDETRGFKFISYAVWWIRQSILQALAEQSRIVRLPLNKVGLTNRINKAYQLLEQEFEREPTQEELAELLELSLEEVAATMNMAGRHVSMDSPLGEGEEITLVDVLENHNASRTDEKLEYHESLHREIERSLRSLTERQKEVICYFFGIGVDHALSLEDIGLRFNLTRERVRQIKDSAITRLKTANRCKQLRVYLG; encoded by the coding sequence ATGAGTATGCGCCAACTAAAGATCACGAAGTCGATAACCAATCGTGAATCACAGAGCCTGGAAAAATACCTGCAGGAAATAGGTAAAGTAGAACTTATTTCACCTGAGGAAGAAGTGCAATTAGCCCTTGCTATCAAGCAGGGATGCCAGCGTTCGCTGGACCGCCTCGTACGCGCAAATCTCCGCTTTGTAGTATCTGTAGCCAAACAATATCAAAGCCAGGGATTATCATTACCCGATCTCATCAATGAAGGCAACCTCGGTCTTATAAAAGCAGCCCTGCGTTTCGATGAAACCCGTGGTTTCAAATTCATTTCTTACGCCGTATGGTGGATCCGCCAGAGTATTCTGCAGGCGCTTGCAGAGCAAAGCCGTATTGTTCGCCTCCCGCTGAACAAAGTAGGCCTTACCAACCGTATCAATAAAGCCTACCAGCTCCTCGAGCAGGAGTTTGAACGCGAGCCCACCCAGGAAGAACTTGCCGAACTGCTGGAACTGTCGCTCGAAGAAGTGGCCGCCACCATGAACATGGCCGGCCGCCACGTGAGCATGGATTCCCCGCTGGGAGAAGGTGAAGAGATCACCCTGGTAGACGTGCTCGAAAACCATAACGCCAGCAGGACCGATGAAAAGCTCGAATACCACGAATCCCTCCATCGCGAAATAGAACGCTCCCTGCGTTCCCTTACCGAAAGACAAAAAGAAGTGATCTGCTATTTCTTCGGCATAGGCGTAGACCATGCCCTGAGCCTCGAAGACATAGGCCTCCGTTTCAACCTCACCCGCGA
- a CDS encoding START-like domain-containing protein codes for MSKKQMYTLEYPVRCSPSILYEFLSTPAGLQEWFADKVDERDGVFSFSWSGGVPDKAEMLESEQDKYIRYHWLHTGKDEYFEFRIEKAEITNQTILVIKDFAEKGDIKDQSQLWEYQVKDLFHRLGN; via the coding sequence ATGAGTAAAAAACAGATGTATACGTTGGAGTATCCCGTACGGTGTTCCCCCAGCATATTATATGAATTCCTTTCCACACCGGCGGGATTACAGGAGTGGTTTGCTGATAAGGTAGACGAACGCGATGGAGTGTTCAGCTTTTCGTGGAGTGGCGGCGTGCCTGATAAAGCAGAAATGCTGGAATCGGAACAAGATAAATATATTCGCTATCACTGGCTGCATACCGGCAAAGACGAGTATTTTGAATTCAGAATAGAAAAAGCCGAGATCACCAACCAAACGATCCTCGTGATCAAAGATTTTGCAGAAAAAGGCGATATCAAAGATCAAAGTCAATTGTGGGAATACCAGGTAAAAGACCTCTTTCACCGGTTAGGCAACTAG
- a CDS encoding LptF/LptG family permease has product MIKKLDKLILKAFIGPFFATFLISLFVLVMQFFWLYIDDLVGKGLDILTIFKLIGYVAAFNVSMALPLALLLSSIMTFGNLGESFELVAIKSSGIPLTRFMRPLFITAVLLSGVAFLFANNITPVINLKLNALKYDIIVTKPAFDIKEGVFYSKIEGFVIKIGKKEKDDSTIRNVVIYEKDYRLQDKILVAESGIMRVTPDKRFLEFILHNGWRYEENGPRYTTNTEMIRLGFKDYKKVMDLSSFAMSRTEDTLFKYDAKMLSVRQLNHAIDSLNRSTRIFYDRSRREMASYLSFVRMADSNWTKFKAPPPKKAVAYDSLMTDSVRRIINERALNQVNNIRSNIDQVAADYDSRQQLIRKHWIEWNRKFTLSAGCLVLFMIGAPLGSIIRKGGLGSPLIFAIIFFVIFYILNTVGEKFAKEGVTSPGGGMWLSTFVLIPIGVFLTIKAMSDSQLFNKEFYYRTFKHVRAFIEKRRKKKERVAGDV; this is encoded by the coding sequence TTGATTAAAAAACTAGATAAACTGATTCTGAAGGCCTTCATAGGGCCTTTTTTTGCCACCTTCCTCATCTCCCTCTTCGTGCTGGTGATGCAGTTTTTCTGGCTTTATATCGATGACCTCGTAGGTAAGGGCCTCGATATCCTTACCATCTTCAAACTTATTGGTTACGTTGCCGCCTTTAACGTGTCTATGGCCCTCCCGCTGGCACTTTTGCTTTCGTCGATCATGACCTTCGGCAACCTCGGCGAGAGTTTTGAGCTGGTAGCGATTAAATCATCGGGCATCCCGCTTACCCGTTTTATGCGCCCGCTGTTCATTACGGCGGTGCTCCTGAGCGGCGTCGCCTTCCTGTTTGCGAATAATATCACTCCTGTCATCAACCTCAAGCTTAACGCCCTCAAATACGATATCATCGTTACCAAACCGGCATTCGATATCAAGGAAGGGGTTTTCTATAGCAAGATCGAAGGTTTCGTTATTAAAATAGGTAAAAAGGAAAAAGACGATTCCACCATCCGCAACGTGGTGATCTATGAAAAAGATTACCGCCTGCAGGATAAGATACTGGTAGCCGAAAGCGGCATCATGCGTGTTACGCCCGACAAACGTTTTCTTGAGTTCATCTTGCATAACGGCTGGCGCTACGAAGAAAACGGGCCCCGTTATACTACCAATACCGAAATGATCCGGCTGGGTTTCAAAGACTATAAAAAGGTAATGGACCTCAGCAGTTTTGCAATGAGCAGAACCGAGGATACCCTTTTTAAATACGATGCCAAAATGCTGAGCGTACGCCAGCTGAACCATGCGATCGACTCACTCAACAGATCTACCCGGATCTTTTACGACCGCAGCAGGCGCGAGATGGCGTCTTATCTGAGTTTCGTTCGCATGGCGGATAGTAACTGGACCAAATTCAAAGCCCCGCCTCCTAAAAAAGCCGTTGCATACGATTCATTGATGACCGATTCTGTCCGCCGTATCATCAACGAAAGGGCGCTTAACCAGGTCAACAATATCCGCAGCAATATAGACCAGGTAGCGGCAGATTACGACTCCCGCCAGCAGCTTATCCGCAAGCACTGGATAGAATGGAACCGTAAGTTCACCTTATCGGCAGGCTGCCTTGTATTATTCATGATCGGCGCCCCGCTGGGGTCTATCATCCGCAAGGGCGGCCTTGGGTCTCCTTTGATCTTTGCTATCATCTTCTTTGTTATTTTCTATATCCTCAACACCGTAGGTGAAAAATTCGCTAAAGAAGGCGTTACCAGTCCCGGTGGCGGCATGTGGTTGAGTACCTTTGTGCTTATTCCCATAGGCGTTTTCCTGACGATAAAGGCTATGAGCGACTCGCAGCTGTTTAACAAGGAGTTTTACTATCGTACTTTCAAGCATGTGCGGGCTTTTATCGAGAAACGGAGGAAGAAGAAAGAGCGTGTAGCAGGAGACGTTTAA